In a genomic window of Diadema setosum chromosome 3, eeDiaSeto1, whole genome shotgun sequence:
- the LOC140246630 gene encoding LOW QUALITY PROTEIN: piggyBac transposable element-derived protein 4-like (The sequence of the model RefSeq protein was modified relative to this genomic sequence to represent the inferred CDS: substituted 1 base at 1 genomic stop codon), with protein MENGELIIFWALCMLMGVVGKLLIQLYWTTRQSIQTPFFGPTMTRDRFQLLLRFLHFNSNDEAKERDDPNYDPLFKLRPFYDAVTKAFSTVFTPWRVVAIGEALIRFCGRLSFKIYNPRKPAKYGMKACKICEPSGYTXNFCLYTGKNSEGIIQLVLSMVSSLLDKGYGLFMDNWYTSPGLFTELFKRKTHLSPSKVTSNPCAVGSPCLLRHQLSDGLRCSMLLLVGSDHLVKL; from the exons ATGGAGAATG GAGAACTGATCATCTTCTGGGCTCTGTGCATGCTCATGGGAGTCGTCGGGAAGCTCCTAATCCAACTCTACTGGACAACAAGGCAATCGATCCAGACTCCTTTCTTTGGCCCAACCATGACCAGAGATCGCTTTCAGCTTCTCCTCCGCTTTCTTCATTTCAACAGCAATGATGAGGCCAAAGAACGTGATGACCCCAACTATGATCCTCTCTTCAAGCTCCGGCCATTCTACGATGCTGTCACCAAGGCTTTCAGCACTGTGTTTACTCCTTGGCGTGTCGTCGCAATAGGCGAAGCCCTCATAAGATTCTGTGGACGATTGAGCTTCAAGATATACAATCCACGAAAACCAGCGAAATACGGAATGAAAGCATGCAAGATTTGTGAGCCATCAGGATATACCTGAAACTTTTGTCTGTACACAGGCAAGAACAGTGAAGGCATCATCCAGTTGGTCCTATCTATGGTGAGTAGCCTGCTTGACAAAGGGTACGGGTTATTCATGGACAATTGGTACACGAGTCCAGGCCTTTTCACAGAACTATTCAAACGCAAGACCCAT CTCTCCCCCTCCAAAGTGACCAGCAACCCGTGTGCCGTGGGTTCGCCGTGTCTCTTGAGGCATCAACTGTCTGACGGCCTGCGCTGCTCCATGCTCCTGCTGGTCGGCTCTGACCACCTTGTAAAGCTTTAG